The Alnus glutinosa chromosome 10, dhAlnGlut1.1, whole genome shotgun sequence DNA window ATAATTTCCAAATTGTCTTAATGGGTAAGATTaacttcagtttttttttgttgcctttgttaaagtattgattaaatttatctcttcctataagcttaaacttttgagattagAGGTAATTTAACAGCCTTAATGtacagaaaaataattatacccAACTTACCCAACATCCACAGAAGAGACAGTAATTATATTCTTCTCTCAGTTTCGTCAATATATCCTGCAAATCCTGCGATATAGTAGTAGAACATGATTATTACCCGTAAGGGAAACATGTAACGATCTCAAAACCAAGTCATAAACAAATTGGCCACATCAATTTCAACTCTTAATAAGAAAAAACTTTTCAAAGGGAAATCAAAGATAAGTTAACAGCACCCGAATTGGCTATCAATTCCAATATATATTTCCAACTAACAACTTACAATGTGTAATTGAATTCTTCATCAATTCAATAAGGAGCAAAACTAATCTCACCCTAATCGTCAGCTTCTACAGAAAACAGGGGAAACAATCAACCCAATATCAATAGACCACCAAAGCCCTAAACGGCCAACCCAAAGTCATCAGACAAAACACCATAAAAACATACAGACAAAACATCCAAATCAATACTCACACTAACGTACACACAAAACACCATAGAAACGCCATCTCTCGCTTTAATTTCAGCCTCCCGCTTTAATTTCAGTCTCAGCGCCAAACAGATATGGAGCGTTTTCATATCAGTGTTTTCATGTAacttattagcggcgactcatATTAGTCGCCGCTGATAAtaggtcaatagcggcgacaaatATGTGTCGCCGCTACACGCTACTGACTCTAAATAAAAacaccttctttttctttttcttttttcttttttttctttttttgaaaagttaaataaaaacacattaaaataaaatcatattaaCGTGTTacgttttttttaagaacaccATCAAAacctatagaaaaaaaaaattaaaatctaggATCAATCGGACTAATTCACAAGAATCGATCGGATGTTCGATCAATCCTACAATCCTATCAAGATTAGCGACAGAGCTAGGATCAGGCTCTTGTGGGGGCAAGACTAATaaggtgtgttttttttttttttttttttttttttttttttttttttttttactgaggGGACTAATAATATaagtttttcacttttttattttactttttaaaaataatattatcctattaatttgtagaaaaataaaacctgtagaaaaaaatttatattattagcaaatttttctatttttatttgatatatatatatatatacacacacacacaaactatttttaatttttttaacatatatataaataaatatatttttttattgagaatgttttttatattaataacatgtataaataaaatgaatatagaaatatatatatatatatatatatatatatatatatatatatatatatatatatatatatatatatatatatatagttcaaaaTAATGCACAAGGATTGACCGTTTGAATGGATCACGATCAATCGGACTAATGCATTGAGATGATACAAAATCCAAAAAGTTAAGATCGATCATTTAAccgtatcacgatcgattagactaatgcaTTAGGACAATGCAAAATTCATAGTGTTCAATTGGATCATTTGATtgtatcacgattgatcgggCTAATGCATATAGATCGATCATATATTCTTATCATGATGGGTCGAACTAATGTATTAGAATCGGTTAGATATTTGATTGATCCTACGATCCTATCACAATCGATTAGACTGATGCAATTTGATCGTATCACAATCGATTAGATTGATGCATTATGATCGACCAAatgttcgatcgaaccttcaatTGTGTTAAGTTTGATCAAACATTTGATTGTGTCGCGATCAATCAGATTAATGCACTATAATCGATCCATTGATTTTATCATGACTGATCGGATTAatacacaataataataatacaaaattcataGAGTTCGACTGATCATTTGATCATATCATGATCTATCTAACAAATGCGCTAGAATCAATAAGATATTCAATTGAACCTTCAATCGTGTCAAGTTCTATTGAAGTTAATAGTGTCGATCAGATTAATGTACTAGGATTAATTAGATGTTCAATCGAACCTTTAATCATGTCAAGTTCTATTGATCACTTGATCGTATCATGGttaatcagactaatgcactatgatAATACAAAATCATTAGAATTTGATCGTTCTGACTAATGCACTCGGATTGATCAGAAGTTCGATAGAACATTATAGATCATGTTTgatttatcatttgattttatcaAGATCGATGAGACTAATGAACTAGGATCAATGATGTCCAATGGGAGGATGCTCAAGAAATGatcacaatcaatggaaaacaaatgtggtatatatattatttttttcgcTACTAAGTTATTATTAGCAGCGACATTTAAATGTCGCAGTTGATAATGTGTCATCAACGACAACATTATGGGTCGCCGCTAATatctttattattaataattattttgaagCGTCAACTATTAGCGACAACATAATAGATGACGACACAAATGTCGTCGCTAATAGTCATTATTAGCAGTGACTAATAGAACTCGCAGCTAATATCTTCCCAAAACAGCTTGCGCGCGATAAAAAAATTACTGCAAAGTTATTAGCGGTAGCATATTAGCGGCGACTAAAagctaatagttgattattagtGGCCACTTTGAGGTCGCCACTAACATATTGAACACTAACAAAGCAGATTTTTGTAGCTCGAAGTCGACATGTTCATTATAATTTACTTTGACATGTTAGATTTATATCTTCTAAAAATGTCTATGTTCATTCATAGTTTTAAAATTGGTAATTAAGGCTAACATAACCTATCAAaccactaaaataaaaaatttagtgttCATTTAGCTTAATGGTTTCAAAACGTgcagcttaaaaaaaataagaatttcaaaatgtaatttattttttactttttattttttgtattaagagtgacacatatCAACATTATATTAGTGTAGATGTGACATACTAacagaatttattaaatattttgacATAATTCAATTACAAAggatgaattattatttttggcataATTCAGTGgtcttcaagttcatttgaatACTATAAAGAATTAATTGCAAGTCGAATAAATCATAGTGgctatttttcatttcttcgACTCTAGAGAAAAAGTAAATCGGTATCCAGATATATCGATTTGACCCGACAAGAAGACCCGGAAAGTGACGGGTGGATTCGTGTTTGACCTAGGTACATAAAGGTAATTTTCACTCTCAAACGCCCGCTTATACCTCGTGGAGTCTCTCACCGCCGCCCctctttctctgtctctctcagaCTACCCACGGTAGTCGCGGAGAACTTCGCTTTTTCTCCGGCGGTCGATTTGACGGACTGTAAGTTCTCGAAACCCTAACTTCAATtacttttcttccatttttctgGTCGTTTGGTTGCTTCGCTTCGTCGAATTATCATATTCACCACCGGAACTGGAACTAGGGCTAGGGTTGGAAGCTGGGTTCGGGTTTGAATTCGGAGAGGGATAGCGTTTGAATCTGGGTTCGGGTTGAGGATATGAGTTTGGGGTCAGCGTTTGAATTCGGAGAGGGATGGCAAACGGGTTTAAGGCTAGGGTTTGGATTTGGGTTTGGGGTTAGGGTTTGAATTCGGAGTGGGATAGGGTTCGAAtccgggtttagggtttaaggctAGGGTTTAGATTTGGGTTTGAATCTgggtgtagggtttagggttagggtttggatTTGAGTTTGGGGTTGGGGTTTAAATTTGGGTTTGGAGTCAGAAGTATACATCTACTCAATATGGCGGAATACTTCCACCCGATAGTCAAGCGATAAAGATgctgtaatttatttatttatcttaagTTTATTAGCCCCTCTATCAGAAGACTTCCCATATTAGAGACTTTGAAGCGTGAATTTGGGGATATCTCTTTCGTTATTTCCATTATGTTCCTCTGTTAATATCACTCGGGTTACTCATTTTTAAGTTTCTGTTGTTTAAATTGTCGTTTTTTCAGTTATTCTTCTTAAGCTATTAGATTAGTTTTATGATCATATCTATATATGTGATGACTTACTTTGATAAAGATTTGGATTGCATGTCACTTGTCTAAGATTCATGGCTGCGCATGCATTGACCTATTAGATAAATGGTTGTTGTGATGCAATAATAGATACATGGGCAGTGTCCATGTGCAATCCAATTAATCATTGATGCCTGCCTATACTTGTACGACTGCATGTATTAGTGtatgagagagggagagactcATTAACCCTGAACCCTTGTCTTGTGATATTAGTGTGTTTTGCATCTGTTATTGAGAGTAAATGTAGTTTCTTAATGAACTTATGCACTACGCTTGAACAGAGTCTACATAAGACAGTGCTTAAAGCGCCTATTCTCTTATGTATGAGGGTACAAACGTTAATGGAAATTTTGCATATCAGTCTGGTATTTGAGATTGAAAGCTTTTTTCATGTACTTTCTGCTTGTATTAATTATgatatcaaatttaattatttacatcTTTCGTTATTAgcgattttatttttttaaacaagacTATCAGTAGCATGCTAGCCCAACAAATATTTTCTGGTGGTGCTTATCTGCTGCAAAATCTTTTGCAGGGGTGGTTGTCGTGCCTCTTATCACTATCATGCATAATTTTTGCTCAGTGTCAGTGTATTGAAGAGGTCAAAGTGGTCAACCGCTGAGACTAGCCTTGTTCAATTCTTGCAGTTTTTCAATATGATTGCGGCTGAAACCATTTTATCAAACAAGAACTTCACGCTTAAGTTCTCCaagaaaagaatagaagccACACCTGGTACGGGATCATGTGAGCAGGGGCAGCAGGTCTCATTTGTTGATGAGCAGAATCACAGTAGTTTTGTGAATGCAAATGATCAATCTGAGATAAAGAAGATGCACAATTCCGTGAGTTGTCCTTCTGGAAGTGGAAAGAAGTTGGATCCCGAGTATTTGAAGGCAAAATCCTCTATGTCAGGGTCTAACAAGCGTGGACCCCTACAGTTGATAGAGTGTCAAAGGGAGAAGAGGCAAAAGATGGACCGTAGTGTGGCTTCCCAGTGTTCTACCATTTTGAAAAAACTGATGACTCATCCAGCTGGTTGGGTTTTCAACAAACCAGTGGATCCTGCGGCATTAAACATTCCAGATTATTTCTCGATTATAAAGAACCCCATGGATTTGGGAACAATAAAGTCCAAACTAGTGAAGAATATGTATTTTGGCACTGAAGAGTTTGAGGCTGACATTAGACTGACCTTTTCCAATGCAATGCTCTACAATCCTCCTGATAATAGCGTCCACAAAATGGCAGTGGAATTAAACAACATTTTTGAGACAAGATGGAAAGCTTTTGAGGGAAAGTGGAATCGTGAAAGCTTGAAAGTTGGGCAAGGGAAACTTTTGAGTGGACGAGTGAAAGAGACTAATGACACAAGACAAAATGTTGATAAAGCACCTCCTTCGCATAATAATTTGTTGCTTAAGAGGTCAATGCCATCTGTTCAGAAGGTCACAAGGACTTCTGATGGAAGAGATGTTGAAGTAAGTAATATGTTAATGATATTCATGATTGGATATACTTCTTCTATTTGTGTTATAATAATGAATAAGCTAGAAttgaatttttcttgtttagCCAATTTGAGTTCTCCAGACTCAACTAAGTTATGTGACTTATGGTGGATTGTAGACATCagattgccattttttttttctttttttctattatgaGAGATGTTTCTGCTTTGTCTGAGTTGTGTATATTCTGTTAATCACCACAGCTAGCCAAGACGGCACGGAACTGCACACAAAAGTCATCAGGAAAAGACTTCCAAAAAGGTATGAAGTGGCAGTGTGTGCTTTCTGCTTTATGGATCTTTATAGGAGCTAATTGGCAATTTGTCCTCTAGGTGTTGACAGTGGTAATAGACATGCTTGTGGCTCTGTCAATTCCAAAGTTCCATTGAGCCCGATTGTTCGCAAATGTGGTAGATGTGGAAACAGTACATGCCAATGCATACTACCTTGTGATTCATCAACCCATCCATCCTCAAGTGGTTAGTTGGTCTTTTCTTTGCTGTCTCTTTTGGTTATCCAGTATTGAATTGGTTCATGGATCATCTTTTTTGTTTCAGATTTGTCTTCAGAAAGATCATTGGGTAGAGATCATCGTGTATGTGGTGTTGATGCTTCCATACAGGTATGCTCGACATTATTTTCGTCGATTTTATGAATATGTTTGGAAGCTACGAGATCTTCTCGCCATGAGATGAGTTATAACGTCCATTCAAATTTAGGATTGTCAGGCTAAAAGCATGTCAGTATCCCAAACGAGCAAAACACGGCCAGATTCTGATGGTGGGTGACTGATTTTATTTGACTATAAATATGTGatattttctagttttttgTCGATTTCATCGATTTCATGCTGTTGGTGACGATATGAAGGGGCTGTAAGTGCTTTTGACGATGAAAATGCATGCCTTACTTCCCAGCCCACACTTTCTGCTACAGATGGTGCTTCTCAAGGAGGTCAGTTATACCTGAATTTACGTGTTACTTGTCACTGTTTGACATGGCAAACTGACAGCCTGTAAGTTTGGTGCTTTCTTGTCTGTTTGTTTTAGAATGTCCAGATTTTGATGTACATCTTTCACCAAAGAAGGCCCTCCGGGTGGCAATGCTGAAGAGCCGCTATGCGGAAACTATTCTGAAAGCACAAGAGAAGACACTGCTTGACCATGTAAGATTTTTTTGGACaaattcttgatcatgcaagatttgatttctgcttttgaaaagaaaaaaaatcagatgCCAAATTAGGACGATCTCATTATGTAATATTTTACATCCTGTGTTGCTATGTTTTTATAGTTGCTCATATATGCTACTTTCTTGTTTACTGTTAGGGTAACAAAGTTGACCCCTTGAAGATGCAGCAGGATAAGGAAAGATTAGAAAGGAGACAACGCGAAGGTGAGTTGCACCTTAATATTTGCCTTAGGTACAAAGAATGGTACATCTGTTTGTAAGGGTCATGAGGAACCTGTAACCTTATATGGTTTTGATGGAATTACTTTCACTGCGCGATACACGCCGATGAAGCATTTTATGTAGTACAAAGGACAGTATTTTGCTGGCTCCTTTGGAGTGAATcattgcttgtttttttttgtgcttattTCTTAAAGATCACGTACAGAGCCACTATTTTcctgcagttttttttttgttattcatATCTTATTTAATTTGGGGTTGACAATGTGTAAGGGCTTATTGAAGTGACTTTTCTTGTTGGGGCTtgtaattataaattttaaaacccctctctctctctctctctctctctctctcatgtggTGCATGTCTCTTTCAGATGCCCATCAGCGTCCTTCTACCATTTCTTTTTAGTTGATGATTGTGAATTGTTACTTGCAGAGAGGGCTAAAATTGAAGCCCAAATTAGAGTGGCTGAAGCTGCCTCACGAATGAAGGAAGAGCTTGATCTGAAGCAGAAGCgggaaagagaaagggaagCTGCTCGAGCTGCGGTTCACAAGGTCTAGATATGTTTAATagtttttcacatttttagttatagatttgattttctttattaCTTGGGAGTTACATCCGATGTTCATCTCCTCCATGCAGATGGAAAAAACTGTTGATCTTGAAGAGAATTTGTGGATTCAGAAGGAACTGGATATGTTGCTTGGCTGTTCTTTGTCTCACACGCGCTCCCTATTAGAGCAGCTAGGTTTGTTTATCAAAGTTGAGTCCATGGAAGATGATTATGAGGTGAATCTGAATGTAGATGGAGAGGAAGGGGAGATTTTTTCATGAAGTTGAACTCTCCTCTATTCTATAGtttgattttgttcttttttccaGCTCTGCTTGTTTATACCATCCATAGTAAGAGGGAAAAGAGACATTGTAaatgcctatttttttttaatagaacgAAATTGTTTACGAAGTAACATAAAGTTCTCTTTATCCTACCtgtccatctctctctctctctctctctctctctctctgtctgtctctctctctctctctctcatgtttcCATGTAGCATTGCCATTATTGTAGTTATAAagatttatattattttttatttttacttctgGAACCATTTTGAGCAGCTTACCTGTGTAAATTATATGCAATACCGGGTTCCATTGTCTAATAGATATAGCTTTATTTTAATTCGCAAGATAAGGATTTGTTAAACCTTATACCAGGAGGAGAGGGTTAAATAGGGCTGTAAAGCATTCTAATCGAGCACGATGGTGTTTAGCTCAAGTTTAACTTTTATATATGGAGTTGTGTTATTTACATACAACCTTAACCTTGGGGTATATCAAGTGTACACCAAACATATTAGGTGtgagttttatatatatgagactCACATGAATTTCACACTCAACCCAATAAGTCTTGATGTGTTCTGGGTTTAAGTCAAGGTGACGTACAATAATTAACTTGTTCTGTTTGCTTTTGAGTTCTATTGAGTTCAATAGTTTTAAGGGAGGTTTGGAAAAGTtaaatgcaatatatatatatattataaattgagGTCCAGTGCACGAAAGGATTTTCGTCTATTTCGTCTATTTTAACCCAAGTGATGGTTGGAGGCCTTTTGAAGTGTTAATTTGAATTCTGCAAttacacttctttttttttcaaagtaaaGAGGCAGAGAGGGCACTCAAAGTGGTTCCTATGGCTAGCAGGGGTGGGCACTAATTGGGTCGATGCGGTTTTGCTTGTTTTCTGAAACCCGGCCCGTAGTGATCACGTTTGATACATGGCTTTCGATACCCGTTATTTTTAATCTCATTCCATCGGATTTCGGATATCACAGGTTAGGGTAAATTCGAGGCGGGGTAATGTATTATAAAATTAACTCCAATAAAACATCcacaaaatatttctctataaaCAGAGAGATAGTTCTACATGCATTGAATGACGGAAGTTGAGACTCCTAAAGATTGAAGATTGACGGACGATAGAAATCTTTATGAAGACATTGAATAACCCCATTTAAGAGAATCAAAGCCTTTggaagaaaaatattataataataccCATACGCTGGAACCATACATGAATAACAATAGGAGGTGAGAATTGTAAGCGCTCCCTAAAGTCCGATTGAATTATAACCTGACAACTCTATCAAGATATCAATAGAACCAAAGACAGCTAATACTAATACATATCCTATCACTTCAAAAATTACCTTGAGACCACCACTAATAATTTTTCTCACCCTCTTACAACTTCTTAGTTCTTCTACTTCTTTTAAAGACTCACTGTGAGTGAGAGTGAAACTTGCTGAGGAATTTAAGATTTATGGAGgctaaaaaagtattttataatactgaaaaaaaaaaaaaaaaaaattagtctagTCATGACAAGATTTGTATCCAAATATTGTACTCAAAAGTGATGTATTTTTCCAAGCACGTTCACAAGAAAACATGattacttttaattttcttttgtaaagtcATGCACATGGTTTGACGAATACTTAACAATCCCAACCACGTTTCTGATCAAGACAATCAACTTCTAAATGTGTGGCACAAAATTCAAACTCATCTGAATAAATCGTCATCACTTTATTTAAGATGATTAGTGTGTGTTTTATGCAACACATGCCTCTCAAGGCCGGTTCGatggattaaattttaaattttaaattttaaatattaattaaattaaatttattttaatgtttctattatttgtttatttaatatgttaattagAACACTTTCTCTTAtttgttaaatttgtttaatattggagaaaaaattatgcatattAGAATttcataaatgtaaaaattgggcttttaaaaagattaaataaataaaaattttcaagaatttatagacattgagattttttataaatgtgaataatgagactttcactttgtaattatattttactataattaagagccttaattagaaactatttattaaatttttaccatattagtgGAGTGGGGCCACTTATGTTatattatatatgaaattaCTCTCTCACTTTTCTTACGTGttttccgtccatttttccaacaatatatatatatatatatatatatatatatatatatatatatatatatatatatatatttttttttttttctctattaataagtaaaatttaaaaaatccttaaaacgaagaggaaaaaaaaaagaaaaaaaagtcagcCAAGACGACATCTGGCCAGTGGTGGGAGTGcgccccttgggggtggcccggGCCACCTCCATGGGTGGGGACAGTTCCTGATGGGATCAGCGAAGAGGAAGACTAAGACTCTAAGAGTGGTTGGCTGTGCTCAGATCTTCAGTAAAGGGTATATATGGCcatgatttgaagaaatggaggTTGAGAACAGAGGACTGAGATCTGAGATCTGGACGTTTAAAAAGTCTTTAGGATGAGGCTGTCTACAGGGATGAACAGAGGACAGATATCTAGATTTTCCACTCGATGCGGAAACCCAGAATGGACGCTTTTCGGCCGGATTTGTTAAGGCCCACTACGGTGGAGATGAAACCTGTCAACGATTGTGATCATCTTGATCAGATTCTACTCCATGCAAAccagctttctctctctccctccctccctccccatGGGCAAGCTTTTTGCAAAATGGTGTTGTTTTGGACCTTTTTGGTTGGGTATTTGGATGTCCAAAACAGAGAGATTAAATTAGATGATggcaaatatattttctatttttctgatGTAGTAGTCAAAATGCTTTTCTCTGTGGTGGCACTCCACTACTACTGCGGATGTTGGTGGAGATGATTGTTGggtgagattttttatttttttatttattgttttttaatgctCTATGTTTgtcggcgtaaaatattttcttgaaaatattttcgacatTTTTCGATGTTTAGTGGGGACAAAAATAAAGGtcaatagaaatcattttaagTTTCTCCAgaaaagcttttttaatttttgaaaattgatttacggttttgaaaacggtaaatcatttttcgaatttaaactttttaattttgcacGCATGTTTGTGAGAATTTGTTACTGCTGGGCATTTGTGTTTGTTGGTAGCTCGAATCTTCCGCCGAATGTCTCGAATTTTGGTATCTGATTGCCGTACCAGTCGGATTCCGGTGATGGTTAGTCGCCGGAATTCAGCGACGTTCGCCTGCCGTCACCGGATTCCGACGAatcagattccggccagtacAACTGGAGTCCAGCCGAAATTTGGCTAAATCGATTGAATTCCAGCTAGTACAGCCGGAGTCCGACCGGATTTGGCTAGATTTCTCTGACCATATTAGGCCAGATTCCGGCTGTATCTGACTGGATGTTGccggattttgttttttgtgtaagccaaacaccggaaaatattttcaaaaaaaaaaatatatatatattttttttcttctaaaaaatgatttcgtcgaaaatattttacgacgataataattttacgttgaaacaaacagataataagattttctttttaaaatttattttttttagtttaatgtataacacaataaaaaatattattttagggTGATGTGGCAAAAATGTCGAGGTGGTACTAACGGATGTCGAAAAGTTAGACAAAAAACTCACGGATGGGCCTTTttcaaattcatgaaaaaattAAGTAGTGGAAGTTGATTTTTTAAAGTGAAAGGGTGATTTCAAATCGCGCATTTACTTCAAAATTTATCACACATTTACCCTAAAATTTACTAtaaaccataaaataatttatttccaTTTCACTTAGTGGTGTAATTtacaaataaacaagaaaacCCTGTTTGTATATATACCAGGCTGACATaagtttctttttgtattttattatgttcttTAAAATCTTATCATGTTAACAATGAAATACCATTGCTTCAAATGGTATATAGAATTCAATTTTAATCAAATCGTTGGCCTGCTCTAccttcgtcttttttttttcttttttttttttttaaaaaaaattaattaattaattaattatttttaataaagtggtTTGGTGCAATCAGCAAACTTCTAAAGAAATGTCACGTATAACTGGGAATGCTTTTCTTCTGGGATTgagatttctttttattaactAAGAATGCTTTTAAGAGTGTGTTTGGCTCAAAACGCTCTGACGTCTTTCTTACAGATGAGTTTGccttatttgtgtttttttagcTTCTTTAATCGCATTGTACAATCTATTGAGAAGATCGGGTCACTTGTTTGTAGGAGTATAAATTCGGACCGGTTATAATAGCTCCAGGCACTAAACGGCTTCGGGTAACTGGGAAACCGAGTTGGTACTCAGAGCGGGAGCCGGGTATTAGTTTTCAAAACACAAGTTATAACCTGGTAACCGGCTCCAGGgtgttttaatatattaaaataggctaaaaatatatatatatatatatatatatatatttttaaaaatactacCTGGTCCAAATAAACGGGGTACCGGTTTCAGAGCCGGTTATTGAAATCGGTTCCTGGTTATTACCTAATAATTGGAAACCCACTTtagatttacacccctacttgtTTGACACATTTcctattttttgtaattatttcaacactattttagtttgatttagaTCTATTGTTAGGAACTCAtctctttttcatttataaaatcgttcactttttcttccttttgaatCAAAAGTACGAAGGATTCTCTCATGTAATCAGTTTTAttactcaattaaaaaaaaaacctactcaaatatctcaaaaatttGCGCAGCTTAAAATACAAGACTTACTTATTCGACACGGAACAACCTTACAACCCTTCTCTTTTAGACCATaaaaatttctataaaattcAGAATCCTCCACCTTTCTCTCATGCATATAGAATtccgtttttttattttattttattttatttagtatattccaatttttactgtttttttttttttttgaaaggttcCAATTTTTACTTGACCCAATATAAAGTGTCCCTTAAAACCATTGGTGACGACATGACATCTACTCTAAACTTTGTCATCATTCAAATGGAGATATTATAAGGTACGCCAAAAGAGCCTCTCTTTGCTCTCTCACGACTCTCAGCTATATATTGACAAAAAAgccaagctctctctctctctctctctacctcaaCCTGCTTCGATCAGCGTATCCATGGAGTCACAAACAGAAGCAGCAGTTAACTTTGGAAGATCTATCATAGTGCCTAGTGTTCAGGAACTAGCCAAGGAACCCATCGCCCACATCCCCCCGCGATACGTGCGAGAAGATATGGACCATTCGATCGTCTCCGATGACCCATCCCTTCCGGCGGTGCCCGTCATCGATTTACAGAGATTGATTGTTGAAGATTCCAT harbors:
- the LOC133879861 gene encoding transcription factor GTE12 isoform X3, yielding MIAAETILSNKNFTLKFSKKRIEATPGTGSCEQGQQVSFVDEQNHSSFVNANDQSEIKKMHNSVSCPSGSGKKLDPEYLKAKSSMSGSNKRGPLQLIECQREKRQKMDRSVASQCSTILKKLMTHPAGWVFNKPVDPAALNIPDYFSIIKNPMDLGTIKSKLVKNMYFGTEEFEADIRLTFSNAMLYNPPDNSVHKMAVELNNIFETRWKAFEGKWNRESLKVGQGKLLSGRVKETNDTRQNVDKAPPSHNNLLLKRSMPSVQKVTRTSDGRDVELAKTARNCTQKSSGKDFQKGVDSGNRHACGSVNSKVPLSPIVRKCGRCGNSTCQCILPCDSSTHPSSSDLSSERSLGRDHRVCGVDASIQDCQAKSMSVSQTSKTRPDSDGAVSAFDDENACLTSQPTLSATDGASQGDFDVHLSPKKALRVAMLKSRYAETILKAQEKTLLDHGNKVDPLKMQQDKERLERRQREERAKIEAQIRVAEAASRMKEELDLKQKREREREAARAAVHKMEKTVDLEENLWIQKELDMLLGCSLSHTRSLLEQLGLFIKVESMEDDYEVNLNVDGEEGEIFS